Proteins from a genomic interval of Anaerobaca lacustris:
- a CDS encoding DUF6807 family protein: MQTRLSLRTAILPLLVFLCALAGGCASAAEPLATFTVAAGEHTRVDTPVSARLVGLTDVASLRLEEVKGSQRIAVPAQVEAGPTARLWWILSGTTQPGQSRVFELVRGKPAADGLVTAVKGDKALDLQMGGANVLRYNHAVVPAPKDIGRIPEERRSLYDRSGFIHPLWSPAGSVLTEIHPADHIHHMGLWMPWTHTQFEGKMVDFWNVGGGTGTVRFAKYLSTTDGPVFGGFQVEQEHVARKTSKGQQVILNEVWDVRAYNVGGPEQGYWLIDFKSTQRCVADEPLIQDEYRYGGFGFRATSKWKGETAAYLTSEGKGRDGHATRARWCDTSGRIDEWEGVTFYSHPQNFEHPEPMRIWPEPDNYVFFNFCPSQAGPWEMKPGEDHVFRYRMYVHQGKVVVADAERIWQDYAHPPQVDAKFSRPDNAVVLFDGTDLSKWQRDGGGDAPWKLIDGAMQIVPGSGSIVTKKPVRDFAMHIEFKTPKLPPDVRDQARGNSGVYIQRRYEIQILDSYGLEPKFNECGSIYRFRAPDRNVCKEPEQWQSYDIRFREARYDGDTKVADARITVYHNGVLIHDDVAIPNKTGAGRPEGPEPLPILLQDHGSAVSFRNIWIVPLDS; encoded by the coding sequence ATGCAGACACGCCTGTCACTCAGAACCGCGATCCTTCCCCTCCTGGTGTTTCTCTGCGCCCTGGCGGGTGGCTGCGCATCGGCCGCCGAGCCGTTGGCGACGTTCACGGTCGCGGCAGGTGAGCACACCCGTGTGGACACGCCGGTATCGGCACGGCTGGTCGGGTTGACCGATGTCGCGTCGCTGCGTCTGGAAGAAGTCAAGGGGTCGCAGCGCATCGCCGTGCCGGCCCAGGTCGAGGCCGGTCCGACGGCGAGGCTGTGGTGGATTCTTAGCGGCACGACGCAGCCCGGGCAGAGCCGTGTGTTCGAACTGGTTCGAGGCAAACCTGCTGCAGACGGTCTCGTCACAGCGGTCAAAGGCGACAAGGCCCTCGACCTTCAGATGGGCGGCGCCAACGTCCTGCGCTACAACCACGCCGTTGTCCCGGCCCCGAAGGACATCGGACGGATTCCGGAGGAGCGACGTTCTCTCTACGATCGCAGCGGATTCATTCACCCGCTCTGGTCGCCCGCCGGTTCGGTGCTGACCGAGATCCATCCGGCCGACCACATCCACCACATGGGGCTGTGGATGCCGTGGACGCATACGCAGTTCGAAGGCAAGATGGTTGATTTCTGGAACGTCGGGGGCGGGACCGGGACCGTTCGCTTCGCGAAGTATCTTTCCACGACGGATGGGCCGGTCTTCGGCGGGTTCCAGGTCGAGCAGGAGCACGTGGCCCGCAAGACCAGCAAGGGCCAGCAGGTGATCCTCAACGAGGTCTGGGACGTTCGCGCCTACAACGTGGGCGGGCCGGAGCAGGGCTACTGGCTGATCGATTTCAAATCGACGCAGCGGTGCGTCGCGGATGAACCGCTCATCCAGGACGAATATCGTTACGGCGGGTTCGGCTTCCGCGCCACCTCAAAGTGGAAGGGCGAAACGGCGGCCTACCTGACCAGCGAAGGCAAAGGTCGCGACGGCCATGCTACCCGCGCCCGCTGGTGCGACACCTCCGGCAGGATCGACGAGTGGGAGGGCGTCACGTTCTACAGCCATCCGCAGAATTTCGAGCATCCCGAGCCGATGCGGATCTGGCCGGAGCCCGACAATTACGTCTTCTTCAACTTCTGCCCGTCGCAGGCGGGACCGTGGGAAATGAAACCCGGAGAGGACCACGTCTTCCGTTACCGGATGTACGTGCACCAGGGCAAGGTCGTGGTGGCCGATGCCGAGCGCATCTGGCAGGACTACGCTCATCCGCCGCAGGTGGACGCGAAGTTCAGCCGGCCGGACAACGCGGTCGTCCTGTTCGACGGGACCGATCTCTCGAAGTGGCAGCGTGATGGGGGTGGCGACGCCCCGTGGAAGTTGATCGACGGTGCGATGCAGATCGTTCCGGGCAGCGGCAGCATCGTGACGAAGAAGCCCGTCAGGGACTTCGCGATGCACATCGAGTTCAAGACGCCCAAGCTGCCGCCCGACGTGCGAGACCAGGCGCGCGGCAACAGCGGGGTCTACATCCAGAGACGCTATGAGATCCAGATCCTCGATTCGTACGGCCTGGAACCGAAGTTCAACGAATGCGGGTCGATTTACCGCTTCAGGGCCCCCGACCGCAACGTCTGCAAAGAGCCGGAGCAGTGGCAGAGCTATGACATTCGTTTTCGCGAGGCCCGCTACGACGGCGACACGAAGGTGGCCGATGCCCGCATCACGGTCTACCACAACGGCGTCCTGATCCACGACGACGTGGCGATCCCGAACAAGACGGGCGCCGGACGCCCCGAAGGCCCCGAGCCCCTGCCGATCCTTCTGCAGGACCACGGCAGCGCCGTGAGCTTCCGCAACATCTGGATCGTTCCGCTCGATTCGTAG
- a CDS encoding ThuA domain-containing protein: MVKGRLVAVALLCAMMSAALCAAPEPPALRSRSDVEAVLARAPVSLKASAHRPLRIVLIADKKDHAEHEHDYPLWQKRWALLLGGPAASSEQQLNLYGPPACSPEDHVGAPGVEVLCVQGWPGDDVLRSADVLVAFCYLEWDAESRKRVGDYLRSGGGLVLLHSATWTRPGPSAQVADLVGVGGFTRYRHGPVELELTDSGHPISLGLPPKMSFLDETYWPPTPTIDPNRVTVLAVCAERQGGPESPVMAPQPIFWTVEPGRGRVFGCVLGHYTWTFDDPFFRILILRGLAWAAGESPFRFDSLVLRGARVTRP; this comes from the coding sequence ATGGTGAAGGGCCGGTTGGTGGCGGTGGCTTTGCTGTGTGCGATGATGAGCGCCGCGCTGTGTGCAGCGCCGGAACCGCCGGCCTTGCGGAGCCGCAGCGACGTGGAGGCGGTCCTTGCGCGGGCTCCGGTTTCTCTGAAGGCCTCGGCCCATCGTCCACTGCGGATTGTGCTGATCGCCGACAAGAAGGACCATGCCGAGCATGAACACGATTACCCGCTGTGGCAGAAACGATGGGCGTTGCTTCTCGGCGGTCCGGCGGCCTCGTCGGAGCAGCAGTTGAATCTGTACGGCCCGCCCGCCTGTTCCCCGGAGGACCACGTGGGGGCTCCTGGTGTGGAGGTGCTTTGCGTTCAGGGTTGGCCCGGCGACGACGTGCTTCGATCCGCCGATGTTCTGGTAGCGTTCTGCTATCTCGAATGGGATGCCGAGAGCCGCAAACGGGTAGGGGACTACCTTCGCAGCGGCGGCGGCTTGGTCCTGCTTCATTCAGCGACGTGGACGAGGCCCGGCCCTTCGGCACAGGTGGCCGATCTTGTGGGAGTTGGCGGTTTCACCCGGTACCGCCACGGTCCGGTCGAGCTGGAGCTGACCGATTCCGGGCACCCGATCTCTTTGGGCTTGCCCCCGAAGATGTCGTTTCTCGACGAAACGTATTGGCCGCCCACGCCGACGATCGACCCGAATCGGGTGACGGTGCTGGCGGTGTGCGCCGAGCGGCAGGGGGGGCCGGAATCTCCGGTCATGGCGCCGCAGCCGATCTTCTGGACGGTTGAGCCGGGTCGCGGCCGGGTCTTCGGATGCGTGCTTGGGCATTATACGTGGACGTTCGATGATCCCTTCTTCCGCATTCTTATCTTACGAGGGCTGGCCTGGGCGGCGGGCGAGTCGCCGTTTCGATTCGATTCGCTCGTCCTTCGTGGAGCGCGGGTCACTCGGCCGTGA